Below is a window of Allomuricauda ruestringensis DSM 13258 DNA.
ACAATTTTTTATTGAAAAATAATTATATGGAATTAGGTTGGAATTTTAATTTTGTTGATTCCTATTCACTCAACAAATCTTGCGTAGAAATTTGAATAGCAACTAAAACCACCCCCCCTATAGCAGATAGCATTGATTTTGGTCGGTAAAACCCTTTTTTTGGTTGCCGGGCGGACCACGCGGCCCTTTAATTTTGTTCTCCAGGACTGCCGAAAATTAAAGGTTACCAATGAAAGGTTTAAAAATATTTTGTACCGTTCTTCTCATCATTTTTCAGGGTGGTATCTGTGCACAGGAATATTCAATGTACCCGACCAAACAGAGGGATAGAGGTGTCGAAATGGCAAACCGGGGATTCAGAAAACTATGCAACCGTATAGCTTTCAATGAAGATTTCGAATACCGTAAGGAACTACGAACTTCTAAGTCCAACAATACCATTTTTCATTTTAGAGACACTGTAATCTCAAAAACTCAGGTATTGAGGCATTTTAAAAAAGCTGCAAGAAAATCGGACAACATAGAGGAGTTCCAGCAGTACTTTTTAAAAAGAAAATTGCACTATATCAAGGTGCTTGACCGAAAGACATTAGCAGAGATTCATCATACGATACGTCTTACCACTTTGAAGGGGTATTTTGACATTCTGGAGATGTTTTGTCCTATTTGATTGGATTTTATCAAAGCTGGAAGGCATAGTTAAGATTTTGGTCATTTCTTAAACTATTATGGTTATCAAAAGTGACTGTTCTCCATATAATTTTGTCCCTGAAACTAAAATCAAAGTAAAAGTCATGATAAAACTAAACTTTAACACTAAAAGAAACCTGGTCCTTGGAGTGGTCGGTTTATCGATAGCCATATTCATCTATGCATTTACAACCGCAGGTGGAAAAGAGATTAATCAAAATGCAGGAATGGCAGCATTACCTGTAGAGGTGGCCCTTCCTGTTCATGAAAACATTACCGAGTGGGACGAGTACACCGGTAGATTTGAGGCCAGCAGTAGGGTAGAGGTCCGTGCCAGGGTAAGTGGATTTCTGGAAAAGGTAAATTTCGAGGATGGTCAACATGTGGATAAGGGGCAGGTACTCTTTGTTATCGATCAAAGGCCCTTTAAAATCGCATTGGATGAGGCTCAGGCCAACTATGCCCAAACTGCGGCATCGCTTCAAACTGCACAGGATAATTTTGTTAGGGTCGAATCCTTAAGGGAAACAGGAGCTTTGTCCATCGAGGAATATGACCGAAGAAAGCAGGCACTGGTACATGCAGAGGCCAGTATTCAATTGGCACAGGCAATGGTCGATAACGCCAAGCTCAACTTGGAGTTCACCAAAGTAAAGGCCCCAATTTCAGGACTTGTAAGCAGGGATAGGGTAAATGAGGGCAATATTATAGATGGTGGTAGTGCCAATTCAACCTTGTTGACGACCATTGTTGCAACCAGTCCCATCCATTTTTACTTTACTGGAAGTGAATCCGATTATTTAAGGTACGTGAGACTGGCCAGAAATGGTGAACGCGGCGAGGCTCGTTCTGAAGGATTGCCCGTGTTCATAAAATTGCTTGATGAAGAGGAGTTTGCACATGAGGCAAAAATGGATTTTGTGGATAATGAAATCGATCATAATTCCGGAACGATTGAGAGTAGGGCAGTGCTGGAAAACAAGGATCATTTACTTGAACCTGGTATGTTCGGCAAGGCCAAACTATTGGGAAGTGCTGAGCATGATGCGGTGATGATCCCCGATGAGATTATCGGTACGAACCAGTCCATGCGCTTTGTGTACACTTTGAACGATAAAAATAAAGTAGTAAGCAAAACGGTAACATTGGGACCGTTGCATTCCAACGGACTTAGGATTGTCAGGGAAGGGATTTCGTCAGAGGATAAAGTCATTGTCAACAACATACAAAAGATAAGACCAGGGATGGTAGTAAACCCTTCGCAAGTAGCGATCGAGGGGGAAACCAACAGTCTGACAACCGTAGCACAGGCGCACTAATCCCATAAAATAAAATCAAAATAGTACCACCTATACCTTCTGACCACCATTTTTTACTGGTGCAGGATAGGTAGTGGGAGACCTATTTTCAAAACAAAAACATAAAATGAAGTTTAGCCATTTATTTATCAAGAGACCCATTTTTGCTGCCGTGCTCAGTGTCCTTATACTAATCGTGGGCGGGCTGGCGTATGTCTCTTTGCCTATTTCACAATTCCCGGATGTGGCCCCACCGACCATTGAGGTGGTGGCTACCTATCCAGGGGCTAATGCCCAGACCCTTTCCGAGAGCGTAGCGGCGCCATTGGAAAAGGAAATCAACGGTGTGGAGGATATGATCTATATGACTTCACAGTCCTCTGCGGATGGTCGAGTGGTGCTACAGGTGGCCTTTGAATTGGGAACGGATCTTGATAGGGCCCAAGTACAAGTGCAGAACCGAGTGGCCATTGCAGAGCCGCGATTGCCCGAATCCGTGAAGCGTTTGGGGATTACAACCAAAAAGATATCTCCCGATATGCTCCTTGTGGTGAATATGTATTCACCCAACAAAACCTATGACCAAATCTACATGGGCAATTATGCAGTACTTCAATTGAAGGATGAGATTGCCCGTATAAAAGGGGTTGGTGATATCCAAATCTTTGGAGCTGCGGAATATGCCATGCGAATTTGGCTCGATCCGGATAAAATTTCGACCCTAGACATAACGGCAGGCGAGGTTGTTGCTGCATTACGAGCACAGAACGTACAAATTGCCAGTGGTACCCTAAAT
It encodes the following:
- a CDS encoding efflux RND transporter periplasmic adaptor subunit; this translates as MIKLNFNTKRNLVLGVVGLSIAIFIYAFTTAGGKEINQNAGMAALPVEVALPVHENITEWDEYTGRFEASSRVEVRARVSGFLEKVNFEDGQHVDKGQVLFVIDQRPFKIALDEAQANYAQTAASLQTAQDNFVRVESLRETGALSIEEYDRRKQALVHAEASIQLAQAMVDNAKLNLEFTKVKAPISGLVSRDRVNEGNIIDGGSANSTLLTTIVATSPIHFYFTGSESDYLRYVRLARNGERGEARSEGLPVFIKLLDEEEFAHEAKMDFVDNEIDHNSGTIESRAVLENKDHLLEPGMFGKAKLLGSAEHDAVMIPDEIIGTNQSMRFVYTLNDKNKVVSKTVTLGPLHSNGLRIVREGISSEDKVIVNNIQKIRPGMVVNPSQVAIEGETNSLTTVAQAH